In one window of Oryza sativa Japonica Group chromosome 9, ASM3414082v1 DNA:
- the LOC4347071 gene encoding cBL-interacting protein kinase 16, which yields MARRAREEEADQVERKLVLGRYELGRLLGQGTFAKVYYGRDLRSGESVAIKVIDKARLRRTEGMVEQLRREISIMRMVRHPNVVGIREVLASRARVFVVMEYARGGELFAKVARGRLTEEHARRYFQQLVAAVGFCHGRGVAHRDLKPENLLLDEEGRLKVTDFGLAALPEQLRQDGLLHTQCGTPAYVAPEVLRKRGYDGARADLWSCGVVLYVLLCGFLPFQHENYAKMYQKIFKAEYQVPPWVSGDARRLIVRLLVVDPAKRISIPEIMRTPWFKKGFVPPVPTSPVSPKKWEEDDVLLDGGDSGAMSPRTCNAFQLISSMSSGFDLSGMFESEQKAATVFTSRAPAATVIQKLEAVGRSLGYSATRGKGWKLRLEATADGANGRLAVTVEALEVAADVAVVEFAHDAGDELEFNKFCAVDVRPGLADIVWAWQGDRPAAPDVAAATVECSPA from the coding sequence ATGGCGAGGAGAGCGCGGGAAGAGGAAGCGGATCAGGTGGAGAGGAAGCTGGTGCTGGGGCGGTACGAGCTCGGGAGGCTGCTGGGGCAGGGCACGTTCGCCAAGGTGTACTACGGCCGTGACCTCCGGTCCGGTGAGAGCGTGGCGATCAAGGTGATCGACAAGGCGCGGCTCCGTCGCACGGAAGGGATGGTGGAGCAGCTGCGGCGTGAGATCTCCATCATGCGGATGGTGCGCCACCCCAACGTGGTGGGGATCCGCGAGGTGCTCGCCAGCCGCGCCCGCGTGTTCGTCGTCATGGAGTACGCCCGCGGCGGGGAGCTGTTCGCCAAGgtggcgcgcgggcggctcaccGAGGAGCACGCGAGGAGGTACTTCCAgcagctcgtcgccgccgtcgggttctgCCACGGCCGCGGCGTCGCGCACCGGGACCTCAAGCCCGAGAACCTGCTGCTCGACGAGGAGGGGCGGCTCAAGGTCACCGACTTCGGCCTCGCCGCGCTGCCCGAGCAGCTGCGACAGGACGGCCTCCTCCACACGCAGTGCGGCACCCCGGCGTACGTCGCGCCCGAGGTGCTCCGGAAGCGCGGCTATGACGGCGCCCGCGCCGACCTCTGGTCCTGCGGCGTCGTGCTCTACGTGCTCCTCTGCGGCTTCCTCCCGTTCCAGCACGAGAACTACGCCAAGATGTACCAGAAGATCTTCAAGGCGGAGTACCAGGTGCCGCCGTGGGTGTCCGGCGACGCGCGCCGCCTCATCGTCCGCCTGCTCGTCGTCGACCCGGCCAAGCGCATCTCCATCCCGGAGATCATGCGCACGCCATGGTTCAAGAAGGGCTTCGTGCCGCCCGTCCCCACCTCCCCTGTCTCCCCCAAGAAATGGGAAGAAGACGATGtcctcctcgacggcggcgactccgGCGCCATGTCGCCCCGGACGTGCAACGCGTTCCAGCTCATATCCTCCATGTCCTCCGGGTTCGACCTGTCGGGGATGTTCGAGAGCGAGCAGAAGGCCGCCACGGTGTTCAcgtcgcgcgcgccggcggccaccgtcATCCAGAAGCTGGAGGCCGTGGGGCGATCGCTGGGTTACAGCGCCACGAGAGGGAAAGGGTGGAAGCTGAGGTtggaggcgacggcggacggAGCAAACGGGCGGCTCGCGGTCACCGTCGAGGCGCTCGAGGTGGCCGCCGACGTCGCGGTGGTCGAGTTCGcgcacgacgccggcgacgagctcgagTTCAACAAGTTCTGCGCCGTCGACGTGCGGCCGGGGCTCGCCGACATTGTCTGGGCGTGGCAGggcgaccggccggcggcgcccgacgttgccgccgccaccgtcgagtGCTCGCCGGCGTGA